Proteins from one Pseudomonas bijieensis genomic window:
- a CDS encoding anhydro-N-acetylmuramic acid kinase yields the protein MALYIGVMSGTSLDGLDIALVELTPAIKLIATHYIPMPTALRTELLGLCSSGPDEIARSAIAQQSWVKLAAQGIHTLLGEQKLKPEDITAVGSHGQTIRHEPARGFTVQIGNPALLSELTGIAVVSDFRSRDVAAGGQGAPLVPAFHEALFEERIGNRAVLNVGGFSNLSLIEPAKPVAGFDCGPGNVLLDAWIHQQRGEHFDRDGQWAASGKVEPVLLKTLLSDPFFVTKGPKSTGREVFNLPWLSQHLSQLPAFAPEDVQATLLELTALTIVESLRHAQPTTQELLVCGGGAHNQTLMTRLSDLLPDAKVSSTAVYGVDPDWVEAMAFAWLAHCCLEGIPGNRPSVTGARGLRVLGAIYPA from the coding sequence ATGGCGCTCTATATCGGTGTGATGTCCGGGACCAGCCTGGATGGCTTGGATATCGCACTGGTCGAACTGACTCCGGCGATCAAATTGATCGCCACGCACTACATTCCGATGCCCACCGCCCTGCGCACCGAGCTGCTTGGACTGTGCAGCAGCGGGCCCGATGAGATCGCCCGCTCCGCCATCGCCCAGCAAAGTTGGGTAAAGCTGGCCGCACAGGGCATCCATACCCTGCTCGGCGAACAGAAACTCAAGCCTGAGGACATCACGGCGGTTGGCAGCCACGGCCAGACCATCCGCCATGAACCGGCCCGTGGATTTACCGTACAGATTGGCAATCCGGCCCTGTTGAGCGAGTTGACGGGCATCGCCGTCGTCAGCGATTTCCGCAGCCGTGATGTTGCCGCCGGAGGACAAGGCGCCCCGCTGGTTCCGGCATTTCACGAAGCACTGTTCGAAGAACGAATCGGCAATCGCGCCGTGCTGAATGTCGGCGGTTTCAGCAATCTCAGCCTGATAGAGCCGGCAAAACCCGTCGCCGGTTTCGACTGTGGCCCAGGCAACGTATTGCTCGATGCCTGGATACATCAACAACGAGGCGAGCATTTCGATCGCGATGGCCAATGGGCTGCCAGCGGAAAAGTCGAGCCTGTCCTGCTCAAGACACTGCTGAGCGACCCTTTCTTCGTCACCAAAGGCCCGAAGAGTACCGGGCGTGAAGTATTCAACCTGCCTTGGCTGAGCCAGCATCTGTCGCAGTTGCCAGCCTTCGCTCCGGAAGACGTGCAGGCGACGTTGCTCGAACTGACAGCCCTGACCATCGTCGAATCACTCCGACATGCCCAGCCCACTACTCAGGAATTGCTGGTCTGTGGCGGCGGTGCGCACAACCAGACGCTCATGACGCGCCTGTCTGACTTGCTGCCGGATGCCAAAGTCAGCAGTACCGCCGTGTACGGCGTAGACCCGGATTGGGTTGAAGCCATGGCTTTCGCCTGGCTTGCCCATTGTTGCCTTGAAGGTATCCCGGGCAACCGCCCAAGTGTCACCGGCGCTCGTGGCCTGCGCGTGCTCGGCGCCATCTATCCGGCCTGA
- the tyrS gene encoding tyrosine--tRNA ligase produces the protein MKSVEEQLALIKRGAEELLVESELIEKLKRGQPLRIKAGFDPTAPDLHLGHTVLINKLRQFQELGHQVIFLIGDFTGMIGDPSGKSATRPPLTREQVLDNAETYKTQVFKILDPAKTEVAFNSTWMDQMGPADFIRLTSQYTVARMLERDDFDKRYKTNQPIAIHEFLYPLVQGYDSVALRADVELGGTDQKFNLLMGRELQRGYGQEAQCILTMPLLEGLDGVKKMSKSLGNYVGIQEAPGVMYSKLVSIPDVLMWRYFELLSFRSMEEINAFRADVEAGANPRDIKIKLAEEIVARFHGEEAAANAHRAAGNRMKDGELPDDLPEIELTAAEDMPIAAVLNKAGLVKNAAVARDLLGSGGVRIDGGVVDRTYIYALGSTHVCQAGKKAFARITLKSE, from the coding sequence ATGAAGTCGGTTGAAGAGCAGCTAGCGCTGATCAAACGTGGTGCGGAAGAACTGTTGGTCGAGTCCGAGCTGATCGAAAAGCTCAAGCGCGGGCAGCCGCTGCGTATCAAGGCCGGTTTCGATCCGACGGCGCCCGATCTGCACTTGGGTCATACCGTGCTTATTAATAAGCTGCGCCAGTTTCAGGAACTGGGGCACCAGGTCATCTTCCTTATAGGTGACTTCACCGGGATGATCGGTGATCCGAGCGGCAAGAGTGCCACGCGCCCACCGCTGACCCGTGAGCAGGTTCTCGATAACGCCGAGACCTACAAGACTCAGGTTTTCAAGATTCTTGATCCGGCCAAGACTGAAGTGGCTTTCAACTCCACGTGGATGGATCAAATGGGGCCGGCGGATTTCATTCGCCTGACGTCCCAATACACCGTGGCTCGCATGCTCGAGCGCGATGACTTCGACAAGCGCTATAAAACCAATCAGCCAATTGCCATTCATGAGTTCCTTTACCCGCTTGTACAGGGTTATGACTCGGTCGCGTTGCGCGCGGATGTTGAGCTCGGCGGCACCGACCAGAAGTTCAATCTGTTGATGGGGCGTGAGTTGCAGCGCGGTTATGGTCAGGAGGCGCAGTGCATTCTCACCATGCCTTTGCTGGAAGGTCTGGATGGCGTGAAAAAGATGTCCAAGTCGTTGGGCAACTACGTAGGTATCCAGGAAGCCCCGGGGGTCATGTACAGCAAGCTGGTTTCCATTCCTGATGTGCTGATGTGGCGTTACTTCGAGCTGTTGAGTTTCCGGTCCATGGAAGAGATCAATGCCTTCCGTGCCGATGTCGAGGCGGGGGCCAATCCGCGGGACATCAAGATCAAGTTGGCCGAAGAGATCGTTGCTCGCTTCCATGGTGAGGAGGCTGCGGCCAATGCCCATCGTGCGGCGGGTAATCGTATGAAGGATGGCGAGCTGCCAGATGATCTGCCTGAGATCGAGTTGACTGCTGCCGAGGATATGCCGATTGCGGCAGTCCTTAATAAGGCGGGCCTGGTCAAGAATGCTGCGGTGGCGCGAGATCTCCTGGGTTCGGGTGGCGTGCGTATAGATGGTGGGGTGGTGGATCGCACCTATATATATGCGTTGGGTTCTACCCATGTTTGCCAGGCCGGCAAGAAAGCTTTCGCGCGAATTACGCTGAAATCCGAATAA
- a CDS encoding OapA family protein, whose product MTTEPSKAPPLYPKTHLLAASGIAALLSLALLVFPSSDVEAKKTTLSLELESPAEQLTQEQDAPEAVQATNEPAASPFAQIENSPQDNTEAAAQAQAPVAEEKKGPDHREVIVAKGDTLSTLFEKVGLPSTSVHEILASDKQAKQFTQLQRGQKLEFELNPDGQLTNLHTKLSDLESITLTKNDKGYVFNRVTAKPTVRSAYVHGVINSSLSQSAARAGLSHSLTMDMASVFGYDIDFAQDIRQGDEFDVIYEQKVVNGKSVGNGPILSARFTNRGKTYTAVRYTNKQGNSSYYTADGNSMRKAFIRTPVDFARISSKFSAGRKHPILNKIRAHKGVDYAAPRGTPIKAAGDGKVLLAGRRGGYGNTVIIQHGNTYRTLYGHMQGFAKGVKTGGTVKQGQVIGYIGTTGLSTGPHLHYEFQVNGVHVDPLGQKLPMADPIAKAERARFLAQSQPLMARMDQEKATMLASSKR is encoded by the coding sequence ATGACCACAGAACCGTCTAAAGCGCCACCGCTTTACCCAAAGACCCACCTGCTTGCCGCAAGCGGCATCGCAGCCCTCCTTAGCCTGGCGCTCCTGGTGTTTCCCTCCAGCGATGTTGAAGCCAAAAAGACGACTCTGAGTCTGGAACTGGAAAGTCCTGCTGAACAACTGACACAAGAACAAGACGCCCCCGAAGCCGTTCAAGCCACAAACGAACCAGCCGCTTCCCCTTTTGCGCAGATTGAAAACAGCCCGCAAGACAACACCGAGGCCGCCGCTCAGGCACAAGCGCCTGTTGCAGAAGAAAAGAAAGGACCAGACCATCGCGAAGTGATCGTTGCCAAGGGCGACACGCTTTCCACCCTCTTCGAAAAGGTTGGCCTGCCCTCGACTTCGGTCCATGAAATCCTGGCCAGCGACAAGCAAGCCAAGCAATTCACGCAACTACAACGTGGCCAGAAACTCGAATTCGAACTCAATCCAGACGGACAGCTGACCAATCTGCACACCAAGCTGAGCGACCTGGAAAGCATCACCCTGACCAAAAACGACAAGGGTTATGTATTCAACCGCGTCACCGCCAAGCCCACTGTTCGCTCGGCCTATGTTCATGGCGTGATCAATAGTTCATTGTCTCAGTCAGCTGCACGCGCCGGCCTTTCCCATAGCCTCACCATGGACATGGCCAGCGTATTTGGCTACGACATCGACTTCGCCCAGGACATTCGCCAGGGTGACGAATTCGACGTCATCTATGAGCAGAAAGTGGTCAACGGCAAGAGCGTCGGCAATGGCCCGATTCTTTCCGCGCGCTTCACCAACCGCGGCAAGACGTACACCGCGGTGCGCTACACCAACAAGCAAGGCAACAGCAGCTACTACACCGCCGACGGCAACAGCATGCGCAAGGCGTTCATCCGTACACCGGTTGATTTTGCTCGCATCAGCTCGAAGTTCTCCGCCGGCCGCAAGCATCCGATTCTGAACAAGATCCGCGCCCATAAAGGTGTCGACTACGCAGCTCCCCGTGGCACGCCAATCAAGGCTGCCGGCGACGGCAAGGTATTGCTGGCCGGACGTCGCGGCGGTTATGGCAACACCGTGATCATCCAGCACGGCAATACCTACCGCACGCTGTATGGCCACATGCAGGGCTTCGCCAAAGGCGTGAAGACGGGTGGTACCGTCAAGCAAGGCCAGGTGATCGGATACATCGGCACTACCGGCCTGTCCACCGGCCCGCACTTGCACTATGAATTCCAGGTCAACGGTGTCCACGTCGATCCGCTAGGCCAGAAATTGCCGATGGCCGATCCGATCGCCAAGGCCGAGCGCGCGCGCTTCCTGGCTCAAAGCCAACCGTTGATGGCTCGCATGGATCAAGAGAAAGCCACCATGCTGGCCTCGAGCAAGCGCTAA
- the erpA gene encoding iron-sulfur cluster insertion protein ErpA produces MSVETFTPTALQFTHGAAHKVKSLVDEEGNDRLKLRVFVTGGGCSGFQYGFTFDEEVAEDDTIVEREGVSLVVDPMSFQYLAGAEVDYQEGLEGSRFVIKNPNATTTCGCGSSFSI; encoded by the coding sequence ATGAGCGTCGAAACCTTCACCCCCACGGCTTTGCAATTCACCCACGGTGCCGCGCACAAGGTGAAGAGCCTGGTCGATGAAGAGGGTAATGATCGTTTGAAGCTGCGCGTATTTGTGACGGGCGGCGGTTGTTCAGGTTTTCAGTACGGCTTCACTTTTGATGAAGAAGTGGCCGAAGATGACACCATCGTCGAGCGCGAAGGGGTCAGCCTGGTGGTCGATCCGATGAGCTTCCAGTACCTGGCAGGTGCCGAGGTGGATTATCAGGAAGGTCTGGAAGGCTCGCGCTTCGTGATCAAGAACCCTAACGCGACCACGACCTGTGGGTGCGGTTCTTCGTTCTCGATCTGA
- the argC gene encoding N-acetyl-gamma-glutamyl-phosphate reductase, translating into MVKVGIVGGTGYTGVELLRLLAQHPQAEVVVITSRSEAGLAVADMYPNLRGHYDGLAFSVPDIKTLGACDVVFFATPHGVAHALAGELLAAGTKVIDLSADFRLQDADEWAKWYGQPHGAPELLDEAVYGLPEVNREKIKQARLIAVPGCYPTATQLGFLPLLEAGLADASRLIADCKSGVSGAGRGASVGSLYSETSESMKAYAVKGHRHLPEIRQGLRRAAGKDVGLTFVPHLTPMIRGIHSTLYATVVDRSVDLQALFEKRYANEPFVDVMPAGSHPETRSVRGANVCRIAVHRPQDGDLVVVLSVIDNLVKGASGQAVQNLNILFGLDERLGLSHAGMLP; encoded by the coding sequence ATGGTCAAGGTCGGTATTGTCGGCGGCACGGGTTACACCGGTGTCGAACTGCTGCGTCTGCTGGCACAGCATCCGCAGGCTGAGGTGGTGGTCATCACCTCCCGATCCGAGGCCGGCCTGGCCGTCGCCGACATGTATCCGAACCTGCGGGGCCATTACGACGGCCTGGCGTTCAGCGTCCCGGACATCAAGACCCTCGGCGCCTGCGATGTGGTGTTCTTCGCCACGCCCCATGGTGTCGCTCACGCCCTGGCGGGTGAGCTGCTGGCCGCCGGGACCAAGGTCATCGACCTGTCGGCGGATTTCCGCCTGCAGGACGCCGACGAATGGGCCAAATGGTACGGCCAGCCCCACGGTGCACCGGAACTGCTCGATGAAGCGGTCTACGGCTTGCCGGAAGTCAATCGCGAGAAAATCAAGCAGGCACGGTTGATCGCCGTACCGGGTTGCTATCCGACGGCCACACAGCTGGGGTTCTTGCCGCTGCTTGAAGCGGGCCTTGCCGATGCCTCGCGTCTGATTGCCGACTGCAAATCCGGTGTCAGCGGTGCCGGGCGCGGAGCCAGTGTCGGCTCGCTGTATAGCGAAACCTCGGAAAGCATGAAGGCGTACGCGGTCAAGGGGCATCGGCACCTGCCGGAAATTCGCCAGGGGTTGCGCCGGGCAGCGGGCAAGGATGTCGGCCTGACCTTCGTGCCACACCTGACGCCGATGATTCGTGGTATCCACTCCACCCTGTATGCAACCGTCGTCGATCGTTCGGTAGACCTGCAGGCGTTGTTTGAAAAACGTTATGCCAACGAACCGTTCGTCGACGTAATGCCGGCCGGCAGCCACCCGGAAACCCGCAGTGTGCGCGGTGCGAACGTTTGCCGGATTGCCGTGCATCGTCCGCAGGACGGTGATCTGGTAGTGGTGTTGTCGGTTATCGATAACCTGGTCAAGGGCGCGTCCGGCCAGGCCGTTCAGAACCTGAACATTCTGTTCGGGCTGGATGAGCGCCTGGGGTTGTCCCATGCCGGGATGTTGCCGTAA
- the birA gene encoding bifunctional biotin--[acetyl-CoA-carboxylase] ligase/biotin operon repressor BirA: protein MLTLLKLLKDGRFHSGQALGAALGISRSAVWKQLQHLEAELGLSVHKVRGRGYQLAKPLLLLDAAEICAKGLQEWPVHIFDSIDSTNAEALRFIERGVAAPFMVLAERQMAGRGRRGRKWVSPFAENLYHSLVLRIDGGMRQIEGLSLVVGLAVMHALRDMGIAEAGLKWPNDVLVGEKKIAGILLELVGDPADVCHVVLGVGINVNMQSTDEVDQQWTSMCLEARRDFDRNELVARLGATLQHYLRLHHASGFSAIQSEWEQYHLWQGRAVSLIAGVNKIDGIVLGIDHQGALRLKVEGVEKNFSGGELSLRLRNDS from the coding sequence ATGCTCACGTTGCTAAAACTTCTGAAGGATGGTCGCTTTCATTCAGGGCAGGCGCTGGGTGCTGCGTTGGGTATCAGTCGTAGTGCTGTATGGAAGCAATTGCAGCACTTGGAGGCAGAATTAGGGCTGTCTGTTCATAAGGTTCGAGGTAGGGGGTATCAGTTGGCCAAGCCCCTGTTGCTTCTGGATGCCGCTGAGATCTGTGCAAAAGGTCTTCAGGAGTGGCCTGTCCATATCTTTGACTCTATCGACTCTACTAACGCCGAGGCGCTGCGTTTCATCGAGCGCGGGGTGGCGGCGCCATTCATGGTTTTGGCGGAACGACAGATGGCTGGCCGTGGTCGTCGTGGTCGTAAGTGGGTCAGCCCATTTGCCGAAAATCTCTACCACAGCCTGGTGTTACGCATTGACGGCGGCATGCGCCAGATCGAAGGGCTAAGCCTGGTCGTCGGACTTGCTGTCATGCACGCCCTGCGCGATATGGGCATCGCCGAGGCGGGGCTGAAATGGCCCAATGATGTCCTGGTGGGAGAGAAGAAGATCGCTGGCATTTTGCTTGAATTGGTGGGGGATCCTGCGGACGTTTGCCATGTTGTCCTGGGCGTGGGGATAAATGTGAATATGCAATCGACCGATGAGGTCGACCAGCAATGGACGTCCATGTGTCTTGAAGCGAGAAGGGATTTTGATCGAAATGAGTTGGTGGCACGATTGGGTGCGACGCTTCAGCACTATCTAAGGCTTCATCATGCGTCGGGATTTTCCGCAATACAGTCGGAGTGGGAGCAATACCATCTTTGGCAGGGGCGGGCTGTATCCCTGATTGCTGGTGTTAACAAAATTGACGGTATTGTGCTGGGTATCGATCACCAGGGTGCGTTGCGTTTGAAGGTAGAGGGTGTGGAAAAAAACTTTAGCGGTGGTGAGCTCAGTCTGAGGTTGCGTAATGATTCTTGA